One Natrinema halophilum genomic window carries:
- a CDS encoding PAS domain-containing sensor histidine kinase — protein MDTFGSFVTAGFDALPAQVAILDGTGTIVYTNRSWDSFGNAQGMPDDAGGVGSNYLAVCDATDDEGASETARGIRAVTAGDRDEFSLEYPCHTPERDRWFMMQASPYEHGGERFVLAMHVDITERRLLEQRTQEQADQMEGFAKLLSHDLRNPLSVALAQAEMLELDDDIDLDSSNGGRSSLRASLERMETIIDDALVLVTADAVEEPDLHPLATVVETAWGHVRTESAMVSVVDDVAIRADSTLVSHLFENLFRNAVEHAGEDVHLEIGVLERATESDSAVDRSTEAEPPDRASTDKERETGDGNGFYVEDDGPGIPAAERERVFESGYSFGIDAPNDESRSTAENDSDGGSGLGLAIVQHVVDAHGWSISVVAGSDGGARFEVRDVTVYQL, from the coding sequence ATGGATACGTTCGGATCGTTCGTTACCGCCGGGTTCGATGCCTTGCCCGCACAGGTTGCGATCCTCGACGGTACCGGGACGATCGTCTATACGAACCGCTCGTGGGACTCGTTCGGGAATGCACAGGGGATGCCCGACGACGCCGGTGGAGTTGGGAGCAACTATCTCGCGGTCTGTGATGCAACCGACGACGAGGGTGCATCCGAAACGGCCCGGGGTATTCGCGCGGTCACAGCGGGTGATCGAGACGAGTTCTCGCTCGAGTATCCGTGCCACACGCCGGAACGCGACCGATGGTTCATGATGCAGGCGTCACCGTACGAACACGGCGGTGAGCGGTTCGTCCTCGCCATGCACGTCGACATCACCGAGCGACGGTTGCTCGAGCAACGAACGCAGGAACAGGCGGACCAAATGGAAGGATTCGCAAAATTGCTCTCGCACGACTTGCGAAACCCGCTGTCCGTTGCGCTCGCGCAGGCGGAGATGCTCGAACTGGACGACGACATCGATCTCGATAGCTCGAACGGGGGCCGAAGCTCGTTGCGCGCCTCGCTCGAGCGAATGGAGACGATCATCGACGATGCGCTGGTACTCGTTACGGCTGATGCCGTCGAAGAGCCCGACCTACATCCGCTTGCTACCGTCGTCGAAACCGCGTGGGGCCACGTCCGTACGGAATCGGCAATGGTGTCAGTGGTGGACGACGTCGCGATCCGTGCCGATTCGACGCTCGTGAGCCACCTCTTCGAGAACCTGTTTCGGAACGCGGTCGAACACGCAGGCGAAGACGTACATCTCGAGATCGGAGTGCTCGAGCGGGCGACCGAGAGCGATTCGGCGGTCGATCGATCGACGGAAGCGGAACCTCCCGACCGGGCGTCCACCGATAAAGAGCGGGAAACCGGCGACGGAAACGGATTCTACGTCGAGGATGACGGGCCCGGGATTCCGGCAGCCGAGCGGGAGCGGGTATTCGAATCCGGCTATTCGTTCGGGATCGATGCGCCAAACGATGAGAGCCGATCCACAGCGGAGAACGATTCAGACGGCGGGTCCGGGCTGGGCCTCGCGATCGTTCAACACGTCGTCGACGCTCACGGGTGGTCGATTTCCGTCGTGGCAGGTTCCGACGGCGGCGCTCGGTTCGAGGTTCGGGACGTTACAGTGTATCAGTTGTAG
- a CDS encoding DUF6517 family protein has translation MNRRLFIGTLGAGALGTVAGCVSGLADDVATFSATPARVSEDAAAEADYKYQGTRERIDSEVVGGQDVEVTSYISVYDRAIDLTGERFGGDALKASVFGVIATPQVSVDGEDFDPVGDLSNRELAERVQSHYSGIEVDRAVGGRALQALGQRFSFQSYEGIATLQAEYDVSVHLDVAQRDHEDDHVVVAAVYPTDSILSEGSEQGRIDTLTRGLEQYEGIDVKLESERSGE, from the coding sequence ATGAATCGACGGCTGTTCATCGGTACGCTCGGCGCGGGGGCTCTCGGCACAGTTGCCGGTTGTGTCAGCGGTCTCGCCGACGACGTAGCAACGTTTTCGGCAACGCCGGCGCGCGTCTCCGAGGATGCGGCTGCGGAGGCCGACTACAAGTATCAGGGGACGAGAGAGCGAATCGATTCAGAGGTGGTGGGGGGCCAGGACGTCGAGGTGACGAGCTACATCAGCGTCTACGATCGGGCTATCGACCTGACCGGCGAGCGGTTCGGAGGGGACGCACTGAAAGCGAGCGTGTTCGGCGTGATCGCGACCCCGCAGGTATCCGTCGACGGTGAAGATTTCGATCCCGTCGGCGACCTCTCGAACAGAGAGCTCGCCGAACGGGTACAGAGCCACTACTCGGGGATCGAAGTCGATCGAGCCGTCGGCGGCCGTGCGCTCCAGGCGCTTGGCCAACGATTTTCCTTCCAGTCGTACGAGGGAATCGCGACGCTGCAAGCGGAGTACGACGTCAGCGTTCATCTCGATGTCGCCCAGCGCGATCACGAGGACGACCACGTGGTCGTTGCTGCCGTCTATCCGACCGACAGTATACTCTCGGAGGGGTCAGAACAGGGTAGAATCGATACCCTCACGCGGGGACTCGAACAGTACGAGGGGATCGATGTGAAATTAGAATCCGAGCGCAGCGGTGAGTGA
- a CDS encoding presenilin family intramembrane aspartyl protease PSH — protein MNDRTRVVAAVGLTILLFLGVQLGALALIEPFTESDRQAVENPQNPTNSILYFAVMLAATGLMLAAFRYDLEWLIKLLLVGVSVMISWYVFAELVPPVAGPFVSDGIADGLAIVASLAVGVALLWYPEWYVIDSAGIVMGAGAAALFGISFGILPSLLLLTVLAVYDAISVYGTEHMLDLAEGVMDLKIPVVLVVPTTLSYSYLAAGSTDDVLENGGEETTVEDEPVSEANAADDAALDDTDAATTATGTDSVDDTDAAGTATGTDSADDDSESTALERDALFIGLGDAVIPTVLVASAASFLDLPTAAVPGITVNLPALGALIGTLVGLLVLMHMVLKGRPHAGLPLLNGGAIGGYLLGALASGLSLTAALGF, from the coding sequence ATGAACGATCGGACGCGGGTTGTCGCTGCTGTGGGCCTGACGATACTGTTGTTCCTGGGGGTCCAACTCGGTGCACTGGCGCTGATCGAGCCGTTCACCGAATCTGATCGACAGGCCGTCGAAAATCCCCAGAATCCGACCAACAGCATTCTCTACTTCGCGGTCATGCTCGCGGCGACCGGCCTCATGCTCGCGGCGTTCAGATACGATCTCGAGTGGCTCATCAAGCTCTTGCTCGTCGGGGTCAGCGTAATGATCTCGTGGTACGTCTTCGCAGAACTCGTGCCACCCGTAGCGGGCCCATTTGTCTCGGACGGAATCGCAGACGGCCTTGCGATCGTCGCCTCGCTCGCCGTCGGAGTCGCCCTCCTGTGGTACCCAGAGTGGTACGTGATCGACAGCGCAGGAATCGTGATGGGGGCGGGCGCTGCGGCCCTGTTCGGAATCAGCTTCGGCATTCTTCCGTCTCTCCTGTTGCTTACGGTATTGGCCGTTTACGACGCCATCAGCGTCTACGGAACCGAACACATGCTTGACCTCGCCGAAGGCGTCATGGACCTCAAGATCCCAGTCGTCCTCGTCGTCCCGACGACGCTCTCGTACTCCTATCTCGCCGCGGGCAGTACCGACGACGTCCTCGAGAACGGGGGCGAAGAAACGACCGTCGAGGACGAACCAGTCAGCGAAGCTAACGCTGCGGACGATGCTGCACTCGACGACACAGATGCAGCCACGACCGCTACCGGTACCGATTCGGTCGATGACACAGATGCAGCCGGGACCGCTACCGGTACCGATTCGGCCGACGACGACAGCGAGTCGACCGCCCTCGAGCGAGATGCCCTGTTCATCGGTCTGGGGGATGCGGTTATTCCGACGGTTCTCGTCGCCAGTGCGGCCTCATTTCTCGATCTTCCGACAGCCGCAGTCCCGGGAATCACGGTGAATCTGCCGGCGCTCGGGGCACTGATCGGAACCCTCGTCGGATTGCTCGTTCTCATGCACATGGTGCTCAAGGGACGACCCCACGCAGGATTACCCTTACTCAATGGCGGTGCCATCGGCGGCTATCTGCTCGGTGCGCTCGCGAGCGGGCTCTCACTCACCGCTGCGCTCGGATTCTAA
- a CDS encoding H/ACA ribonucleoprotein complex subunit GAR1, translating into MRRVGAVVRTAQGLAVLRAAEAADEEGDEYRDEIGTTVLDDSLEEVGRVVDVFGPVSHPYLAVTPNDGVHLPSLVGSTLYAR; encoded by the coding sequence GTGCGCCGAGTCGGCGCGGTCGTTCGCACTGCACAGGGGCTCGCCGTCCTGCGGGCTGCGGAGGCAGCCGATGAAGAGGGAGACGAGTACCGCGACGAGATCGGAACGACAGTCCTCGACGATTCCCTCGAGGAAGTCGGTCGGGTCGTCGACGTTTTCGGTCCCGTGTCGCATCCGTATCTGGCTGTTACGCCGAACGACGGGGTCCACCTGCCGTCGCTGGTCGGATCGACGCTGTACGCGCGCTAG
- the srp19 gene encoding signal recognition particle subunit SRP19 codes for MVENVIWPAYLDVTLSRAEGRRVSEELAVDEPTVEEIAKAVQQIGYDATIERDKAYSREPWADRGRVVVRGADDSSKNDLVQAVAAYVAAMRE; via the coding sequence ATGGTCGAAAACGTCATCTGGCCCGCCTATCTCGATGTCACCCTTTCACGGGCCGAGGGACGACGTGTGTCGGAGGAACTGGCAGTCGATGAGCCGACGGTCGAGGAAATCGCGAAAGCCGTCCAGCAGATCGGGTACGATGCCACCATCGAACGGGACAAGGCGTACTCGCGGGAGCCGTGGGCTGACCGCGGTCGTGTCGTCGTCCGCGGTGCTGACGACTCGTCGAAAAACGACCTCGTCCAGGCCGTCGCGGCGTACGTCGCCGCGATGCGCGAATAA
- a CDS encoding PGF-CTERM-anchored ABC transporter substrate-binding protein: protein MRHRVTALMAVLLVSSVVGPAVVTTSGATGPAVQETNALQESNGQCEYPLTMTDARGMEVTLESEPESIVTLYPGDAQLAYSIGAEGKVVGMPVSKYTESLDAGDRTDITKDDGVTPVAEKIVRLDPDVVLAANVATYNQGLLDTLENAGITVVVLDTANSMDGVRTNVRVTGNVTGHCAGAQETIQWMNERLEIYDSALEGEEKPLAYYASGEDGATFGSETFQHDVLTTAGLTNLAAEAGETGWVQINSEVVVDRDPKWIVYPDRADSPPMPGGLDETTAVQENNVVAVDNNAMSQPGPNVVYAIESIVEQVHPDVYAEIEGDLEAVDEKYSDEGNTSDSESPNDGDNESAIPGFGVPAALVALLAAVSAVAGRR, encoded by the coding sequence ATGCGACATCGAGTAACCGCTTTGATGGCGGTTTTATTGGTCAGCAGTGTTGTCGGACCCGCCGTGGTCACCACGAGTGGCGCGACGGGGCCGGCTGTACAGGAGACGAACGCACTACAGGAATCGAACGGTCAGTGTGAATACCCGCTGACGATGACCGACGCGAGGGGGATGGAGGTCACGCTCGAGAGCGAACCGGAGTCCATCGTGACGCTCTATCCAGGTGACGCACAACTCGCTTACTCGATCGGTGCGGAGGGGAAAGTCGTCGGGATGCCCGTCAGTAAGTATACCGAGTCGCTCGACGCCGGCGATCGAACCGACATCACCAAAGACGACGGCGTCACTCCGGTCGCCGAAAAGATCGTGCGGCTCGACCCGGACGTCGTCCTCGCCGCGAACGTCGCGACGTACAACCAGGGCCTCCTCGACACACTCGAGAACGCCGGCATCACCGTCGTCGTCCTCGACACGGCGAACTCGATGGACGGCGTTCGCACGAACGTCCGCGTAACAGGCAACGTGACCGGCCACTGCGCGGGAGCTCAAGAGACGATTCAGTGGATGAACGAACGGCTGGAGATCTACGACAGCGCGCTCGAAGGTGAAGAGAAGCCGCTCGCGTACTATGCGAGTGGCGAAGATGGCGCGACGTTCGGGTCTGAGACGTTCCAGCACGACGTGTTGACCACTGCGGGACTCACGAACCTGGCCGCCGAAGCGGGCGAGACGGGCTGGGTGCAGATCAACTCGGAAGTCGTCGTCGATCGAGACCCGAAATGGATTGTCTACCCCGACAGGGCCGATTCGCCACCGATGCCGGGCGGGCTCGATGAGACGACCGCCGTTCAGGAGAACAACGTCGTGGCCGTCGATAACAACGCGATGAGTCAACCCGGCCCGAACGTCGTCTATGCGATCGAATCGATCGTCGAACAGGTCCACCCCGACGTGTACGCCGAGATAGAAGGCGACCTCGAGGCAGTCGACGAAAAATACAGCGACGAGGGGAACACCTCGGACAGCGAATCGCCAAACGACGGGGACAACGAAAGCGCCATCCCCGGGTTCGGCGTTCCCGCCGCCCTCGTAGCCCTGCTGGCCGCAGTGAGTGCCGTCGCTGGGCGTCGGTAA
- the btuC gene encoding vitamin B12 ABC transporter permease BtuC, which yields MERPVRTAVWSTGLGALLVVVVVGSAALGPVPIDPVTVAMAIMNAIAVPAGLEIGTETLPLLGWPVPVPGLEFASAFSYDVPKTHQFIITQIRLPRIALAATVGFALAAAGTVMQGFFRNPLADPSIIGVSSGAAAGAVASIAFPTLVPFGSLHLAAFGGALVTAFLVYAIATDGGRTPVATLLLAGVAVQAFLGAVISYMLIHSGDGLREAVVWLMGSLRDRGWSDVAFALPFILLGVVVLGAYARELNVLLLGEEDAHHLGVEVERTKLLLLALASVVTAAGVAVTGVIGFVGLVVPHVMRLLVGPDHRILFPTSALAGASFLVVTDTLARWPAGPTEVPVGIVTAALGAPFFLFLLTRREVHSV from the coding sequence ATGGAGCGTCCGGTCCGTACGGCGGTGTGGTCGACGGGGCTTGGAGCGCTACTCGTTGTCGTCGTGGTGGGAAGCGCAGCGCTCGGACCGGTTCCTATCGATCCGGTGACGGTCGCCATGGCCATCATGAACGCCATCGCCGTCCCGGCAGGGCTCGAGATCGGTACCGAAACCCTGCCGCTGCTCGGCTGGCCCGTTCCAGTGCCGGGCCTCGAGTTCGCGTCCGCGTTCTCGTACGACGTGCCGAAAACGCACCAGTTCATCATCACCCAGATTCGATTGCCCCGCATCGCGCTGGCTGCGACGGTCGGATTCGCGCTCGCTGCGGCGGGGACGGTGATGCAGGGATTCTTTCGGAACCCGCTCGCCGATCCGTCGATTATCGGCGTCTCCTCCGGTGCCGCGGCCGGTGCGGTCGCTTCCATCGCGTTTCCCACGCTCGTTCCGTTCGGCAGCCTCCACCTCGCGGCGTTCGGCGGCGCGCTCGTGACCGCATTTCTCGTTTACGCGATCGCGACCGACGGCGGCCGTACGCCAGTTGCGACGCTGTTGCTCGCGGGGGTCGCCGTGCAAGCGTTTCTCGGGGCCGTCATTTCGTACATGCTCATTCACAGCGGCGACGGGCTCAGGGAAGCCGTGGTCTGGCTGATGGGCAGCCTGCGAGACCGCGGCTGGAGCGATGTCGCGTTTGCACTCCCGTTTATTCTCCTCGGCGTTGTCGTACTGGGTGCGTACGCTCGAGAACTCAACGTGCTTCTCCTCGGTGAGGAGGATGCCCATCACCTCGGCGTCGAAGTCGAACGGACCAAGCTGCTGTTGCTCGCGCTGGCGAGCGTGGTCACAGCCGCCGGCGTCGCCGTCACCGGCGTTATCGGCTTCGTCGGACTCGTCGTTCCCCACGTCATGCGCCTGCTGGTCGGGCCGGACCACCGCATCCTGTTTCCGACCAGCGCCCTCGCCGGCGCGTCGTTTCTGGTCGTCACCGATACGCTCGCACGATGGCCAGCCGGGCCGACCGAAGTCCCCGTCGGCATAGTCACCGCGGCACTGGGCGCCCCGTTCTTCCTGTTCTTGCTTACCCGTCGGGAGGTGCACTCGGTATGA
- a CDS encoding ATP-binding cassette domain-containing protein has product MTRTERADNPDTSRKDPDSDAGRGVPDPATIAIERCSLSFGDLPVLEDVSLSIEPGEFVGLVGPNGAGKTTLLRTISGVLEPASGTVMVDGVDVHDVSSRRSSQLVSVVPQDTALSFSFPVRDVVEMGRHPHRSRFSPPTVDDRKAVEHALERTRTAKFANRPIDEVSGGQRQRVIIARAIAQETPALLLDEPTASLDIAHQVETLELVRELVDDGRTVVAAIHDLDLAARYCDRLVLLADGEIRRDGVPSTVLTSETLADSFDANAVVAPNPVTGSETVTALADARDTDSLPKRVHVLGTGAAAAGVVARLDAAGIEVTLGPVSSGDGAAETARSLGVEAIEVEPFARLSTDVRTTAERRVREADVTVLADHVLGAGNQTILDALEESDALAVVETRPLADRNFAGTAARKRYSACRERAVETSPQSILAAIREASARQQRSQSAESADPPTE; this is encoded by the coding sequence ATGACCCGAACTGAACGAGCCGACAACCCGGACACGTCACGAAAGGATCCCGATTCCGACGCCGGTCGCGGTGTGCCCGACCCGGCGACGATCGCAATCGAACGCTGTTCGCTTTCGTTCGGCGACCTCCCCGTCCTCGAGGACGTTTCTCTTTCGATCGAGCCGGGGGAATTCGTCGGCCTCGTCGGCCCCAACGGAGCCGGGAAGACGACGCTGCTGCGGACGATCAGCGGCGTGCTCGAGCCCGCCTCTGGGACGGTGATGGTCGATGGTGTAGACGTCCACGACGTTTCCTCTCGCCGCTCGAGCCAACTTGTGTCAGTCGTTCCTCAGGATACGGCGTTGTCGTTTTCGTTCCCCGTCCGCGACGTCGTCGAGATGGGGCGCCATCCCCACCGCTCACGGTTTTCGCCGCCGACTGTAGACGACCGCAAAGCAGTCGAGCACGCCCTCGAGCGGACCCGGACGGCCAAGTTCGCAAATCGACCGATCGACGAGGTCAGCGGGGGACAGCGTCAACGGGTAATTATCGCGCGTGCGATCGCACAGGAGACGCCCGCATTGTTACTCGACGAGCCGACGGCCAGTCTCGACATCGCCCATCAGGTGGAGACGCTCGAACTGGTCCGCGAACTGGTCGACGACGGTCGAACGGTCGTCGCGGCGATTCACGACCTGGATCTAGCCGCGCGGTACTGCGATCGACTCGTATTGCTCGCCGACGGAGAAATCCGCCGAGACGGAGTGCCGTCGACCGTCTTGACCAGCGAGACGCTCGCCGATTCGTTCGACGCGAACGCCGTCGTCGCACCGAACCCGGTGACCGGTTCCGAAACGGTGACCGCGTTGGCGGACGCACGAGACACCGATTCGCTCCCGAAGAGAGTTCACGTTCTGGGGACGGGAGCCGCTGCGGCCGGCGTCGTTGCACGTCTCGACGCTGCTGGAATCGAGGTAACCCTCGGTCCGGTCTCGAGCGGCGACGGGGCGGCAGAAACTGCCCGATCGCTCGGCGTCGAGGCGATCGAAGTGGAGCCGTTTGCCCGACTGTCGACCGATGTCCGGACGACCGCCGAACGGCGAGTTCGCGAGGCCGACGTTACCGTGCTGGCGGATCACGTCCTCGGCGCGGGCAATCAGACGATACTAGATGCACTCGAAGAATCCGATGCGCTGGCTGTCGTCGAAACCCGACCGCTCGCCGACCGCAACTTTGCGGGGACGGCCGCTCGGAAGCGATACAGCGCGTGTCGGGAACGGGCGGTGGAAACGTCGCCCCAGTCGATTCTTGCAGCGATCAGGGAGGCATCCGCTCGCCAGCAGCGGTCGCAATCGGCGGAATCGGCCGATCCGCCGACCGAGTAA
- a CDS encoding cupredoxin domain-containing protein codes for MTTFELTRRTALRLAGATVGAAGLTLPVTAQENETGDDEDEDDDRDGGGTDRQPIILAGRAEYWYGVAPAEIEGRENPQLTLEADREYDLVWINADGEEHELLLESDDGDELERSDSSATAGETVTMTFEATEEIAEYFCEYHPEAMRGDVEFDGGVDHAAHGHDHHGNETGGSNATDGQVDHETTGSDAGY; via the coding sequence ATGACGACGTTCGAACTGACGCGACGGACGGCGCTCAGGCTCGCCGGTGCGACAGTCGGAGCCGCCGGATTGACCCTCCCGGTGACCGCCCAGGAGAACGAAACCGGGGACGACGAGGACGAAGACGACGACCGCGACGGCGGTGGCACCGACCGACAACCGATCATTCTCGCAGGTCGAGCCGAGTACTGGTACGGCGTCGCCCCAGCGGAGATCGAAGGAAGAGAGAATCCGCAGTTGACCCTCGAGGCCGATCGGGAGTACGATCTCGTCTGGATCAATGCCGACGGCGAAGAACACGAACTGCTCCTCGAAAGCGACGATGGCGACGAGCTCGAGCGCTCGGATTCGTCGGCAACGGCGGGTGAGACGGTGACGATGACGTTCGAGGCGACCGAAGAGATAGCCGAGTATTTCTGCGAATACCATCCCGAGGCCATGCGGGGCGACGTCGAATTCGACGGTGGCGTTGATCACGCGGCCCACGGTCACGACCACCACGGCAATGAGACCGGTGGGTCGAACGCGACCGATGGGCAAGTGGATCACGAGACGACAGGGTCCGATGCTGGATACTGA
- the gatE gene encoding Glu-tRNA(Gln) amidotransferase subunit GatE, protein MTEYDYEALGLVAGLEIHQQLDTATKLFCQCPTTLREPEESTRSFSRYLHPTRSELGELDDAAVEESMVEREFEYLAYDTTCLVEEDDEPPHELDAEALETTLEVAQLMNMSPVDQAHVMRKIVVDGSNTTGFQRSTLIATDGEIETSDGAVGIEDLLLEEESAQRVAETEAGVRYSLDRLGIPLVEIGTSPDISTPEQALEAAERIGMLLRSTGKVKRGLGTIRQDVNVSIAEGARVEIKGVQSLDDIDDIVRNEVARQVELVDIRDELADRDASIGNVRDVTDVFEDTESSVIGGALESGGSVMAVPLFGFDGLVGREIAPDRRLGTEFSDHAKRHGAGGIFHTDELPAYGVTEDEVTALRDAVGVSPEDAVAIVAAETDTAETAIDAVAARAATALEGVPEETRGANDDGTTRYLRPLPGAARMYPETDVPPVEPDPSEVSEPELLTEKVERYQDEYGLGEGLAEQVAYGEYMPLFEDVVDDGIDPTLAATTLESTMTELRRDGVAVANISREHLEEVFAMADGGDLAREGVPDLLRALADDPDQSAEAAAEAAGLGSAGEEEVREAVVEVVERNEDQVEAEGMQAFSGLMGECMGALRGKADGDLVSELLREEIQKRA, encoded by the coding sequence ATGACGGAGTACGATTACGAGGCCCTCGGACTCGTCGCCGGGCTGGAAATCCACCAGCAACTCGATACGGCGACGAAACTGTTCTGCCAGTGTCCGACGACCCTCCGCGAACCCGAGGAGTCGACGCGTTCGTTTTCGCGATACCTCCATCCCACTCGAAGTGAACTGGGCGAACTCGACGACGCCGCCGTCGAGGAGAGCATGGTCGAGCGCGAATTCGAGTATCTCGCCTACGACACGACATGTCTCGTCGAGGAGGACGACGAACCCCCCCACGAACTCGATGCCGAAGCCCTCGAGACGACGCTCGAAGTTGCGCAACTCATGAACATGAGCCCGGTCGATCAGGCCCACGTCATGCGCAAGATCGTCGTCGACGGCTCAAACACCACGGGATTCCAGCGGTCGACGCTGATCGCAACCGACGGCGAAATCGAGACCAGCGACGGCGCCGTCGGGATCGAAGATCTGCTGCTCGAGGAAGAAAGCGCACAGCGCGTTGCAGAGACGGAAGCCGGCGTCCGCTACAGCCTCGACCGACTCGGCATTCCGCTGGTCGAGATCGGCACGAGCCCAGACATTTCCACGCCGGAACAGGCACTCGAGGCGGCCGAACGGATCGGCATGCTGCTCCGGTCGACGGGCAAAGTCAAACGCGGTCTGGGGACGATTCGTCAGGACGTGAACGTCTCCATTGCGGAGGGAGCCCGCGTCGAGATTAAAGGCGTCCAGAGCCTCGACGATATCGACGACATCGTTCGGAACGAGGTCGCGCGCCAGGTGGAACTCGTCGACATCCGGGATGAACTCGCGGACCGCGACGCATCCATCGGCAACGTCCGGGACGTAACCGACGTCTTCGAGGACACCGAAAGCAGCGTTATCGGCGGGGCACTCGAATCGGGCGGCTCCGTGATGGCGGTTCCGCTGTTCGGCTTCGACGGTCTCGTCGGCCGCGAAATCGCCCCTGACCGACGTCTTGGAACCGAGTTCTCGGACCACGCGAAACGCCACGGGGCTGGCGGAATCTTCCACACGGACGAGCTCCCCGCATACGGGGTCACCGAAGACGAGGTTACCGCGCTACGAGACGCGGTGGGCGTCAGCCCGGAGGACGCCGTCGCTATCGTCGCCGCAGAAACAGACACCGCCGAAACGGCAATCGATGCCGTCGCGGCGCGCGCAGCGACTGCACTCGAGGGTGTCCCCGAAGAGACCCGTGGTGCGAACGACGACGGAACGACTCGCTACCTGCGGCCGCTTCCCGGTGCAGCGCGAATGTATCCGGAGACCGACGTCCCGCCCGTCGAACCCGATCCGAGCGAGGTGTCCGAACCCGAGTTGCTGACCGAGAAGGTCGAGCGCTATCAGGACGAATACGGCCTCGGTGAGGGGCTGGCCGAACAGGTCGCGTACGGCGAATACATGCCGTTGTTCGAGGACGTCGTCGACGATGGAATCGATCCGACCCTAGCCGCGACGACCCTCGAATCGACGATGACCGAACTTCGGCGCGACGGCGTCGCGGTCGCAAACATCTCCCGTGAACACCTCGAGGAAGTGTTCGCGATGGCCGACGGCGGCGACCTCGCGCGAGAGGGTGTTCCAGACCTGTTGCGCGCACTGGCGGATGATCCCGACCAGTCTGCCGAGGCGGCCGCCGAAGCTGCCGGACTCGGATCGGCAGGCGAGGAGGAAGTTCGGGAGGCGGTCGTCGAAGTCGTCGAACGAAACGAAGACCAGGTCGAAGCGGAGGGCATGCAGGCCTTTTCCGGATTGATGGGTGAGTGTATGGGAGCACTCCGCGGGAAAGCCGACGGCGACCTGGTGAGCGAACTCCTGCGCGAAGAGATTCAGAAGCGAGCGTAA
- a CDS encoding HTH domain-containing protein: MTETIDTETAALTAVCHVRAPLLLEPVDEQIETLQACESEGKVDDLLLRSWPKEVTLTDESPYQEVLENYNRFSQWADDHGVNIRPPFRERSTTSQVTGTTRERLVTPLLCLELYADDELIGVFPHSTEETDETYTTDEAIATIRTGEMPTPLTTVETDAAGELATPPTCPDCGGFLIDGQGLFACSDCGWIGTVSVTGRCESDSERPARNREATPVESR, translated from the coding sequence ATGACTGAGACGATAGATACCGAAACAGCGGCGCTTACAGCGGTCTGCCACGTACGCGCACCGCTTTTGCTCGAACCGGTCGACGAGCAGATTGAGACGCTTCAGGCCTGCGAGTCCGAGGGGAAAGTCGACGACTTGCTCCTTCGGAGTTGGCCCAAGGAAGTCACACTCACCGATGAAAGCCCCTATCAGGAGGTCCTCGAAAATTACAACCGATTCTCTCAGTGGGCCGATGACCACGGTGTGAACATCCGCCCGCCGTTTCGAGAGCGCTCGACGACCTCGCAGGTGACCGGGACCACGCGTGAACGGCTCGTCACCCCGCTTTTGTGTCTCGAGTTATACGCCGACGACGAGTTGATCGGCGTGTTTCCCCACTCGACCGAGGAAACGGACGAGACGTATACGACCGATGAGGCGATCGCAACCATTCGAACTGGGGAAATGCCGACGCCGCTTACGACGGTCGAAACGGATGCGGCTGGTGAGTTAGCCACACCGCCTACCTGCCCGGACTGCGGCGGCTTTCTGATCGACGGTCAGGGCTTGTTCGCGTGCAGTGATTGTGGGTGGATCGGAACGGTGAGCGTGACCGGACGGTGCGAATCCGATTCGGAACGACCGGCACGAAATCGCGAGGCAACGCCCGTCGAATCACGGTAG